The Bemisia tabaci chromosome 8, PGI_BMITA_v3 genome has a segment encoding these proteins:
- the LOC109038776 gene encoding max-like protein X isoform X2 produces MDLKEEPVSPLGLKHTFSSSSSTGSLYVPQPSNASGSSSGHEDDDSEGKGSPISYKERRREAHTQAEQKRRDAIKKGYDSLQDLVHTCQPTDASSYKMSKATVLQKSIDYIQFLLRQKKMLEEERNALRKEVMALRIMQANYELMVKAQQSTPGHTETRISDQVKFQVFQNIMEELYTTFCNVSVANFDVLSASIFSWLEETCKPQRLRDMVITVLNRFSGMP; encoded by the exons ATGGATCTGAAGGAAGAACCTGTGAGTCCACTTGGACTGAAGCACACTTTTTCTAGCTCAAGCAGCACAGGATCTCTGTATGTGCCGCAACCTAGTAATGCCAGCGGAAGCAGCAGCGGTCATG AGGATGATGATAGTGAAGGGAAAGGCTCTCCCATCAGTTACAAGGAACGCAGGAGAGAAGCACACACACAAGCAGAGCAAAAGCGACGAGATGCAATTAAGAAAGGCTACGACTCCCTTCAAGATCTTGTTCACACATGTCAACCAACAGATGCATCCAGTTATAAAATGAGCAAAGCAACTGTTCTCCAGAAATCAATTGACTACATCCAG TTCTTATTACGGCAGAAGAAAATGTTAGAAGAAGAAAGGAATGCTCTCAGAAAAGAAGTCATGGCATTAAGGATCATGCAGGCAAACTACGAACTAATGGTGAAAGCCCAGCAAAGCACCCCCGGCCACACTGAAACTCGTATATCAGACCAAGTCAAATTTCAAGTG TTTCAGAATATCATGGAGGAGTTATACACAACTTTTTGCAACGTAAGCGTGGCCAATTTTGATGTTCTATCTGCTAGTATATTCAGTTGGCTTGAAGAAACTTGTAAACCTcag AGGCTTCGAGACATGGTAATTACAGTGCTGAACCGGTTTAGTGGGATGCCCTGA
- the LOC109038776 gene encoding max-like protein X isoform X1: MCQVERCAAYVISAIRKDMDLKEEPVSPLGLKHTFSSSSSTGSLYVPQPSNASGSSSGHEDDDSEGKGSPISYKERRREAHTQAEQKRRDAIKKGYDSLQDLVHTCQPTDASSYKMSKATVLQKSIDYIQFLLRQKKMLEEERNALRKEVMALRIMQANYELMVKAQQSTPGHTETRISDQVKFQVFQNIMEELYTTFCNVSVANFDVLSASIFSWLEETCKPQRLRDMVITVLNRFSGMP; the protein is encoded by the exons ATGTGTCAGGTGGAAAGGTGTGCAGCCTATGTGATCAGTGCAATTCG GAAGGACATGGATCTGAAGGAAGAACCTGTGAGTCCACTTGGACTGAAGCACACTTTTTCTAGCTCAAGCAGCACAGGATCTCTGTATGTGCCGCAACCTAGTAATGCCAGCGGAAGCAGCAGCGGTCATG AGGATGATGATAGTGAAGGGAAAGGCTCTCCCATCAGTTACAAGGAACGCAGGAGAGAAGCACACACACAAGCAGAGCAAAAGCGACGAGATGCAATTAAGAAAGGCTACGACTCCCTTCAAGATCTTGTTCACACATGTCAACCAACAGATGCATCCAGTTATAAAATGAGCAAAGCAACTGTTCTCCAGAAATCAATTGACTACATCCAG TTCTTATTACGGCAGAAGAAAATGTTAGAAGAAGAAAGGAATGCTCTCAGAAAAGAAGTCATGGCATTAAGGATCATGCAGGCAAACTACGAACTAATGGTGAAAGCCCAGCAAAGCACCCCCGGCCACACTGAAACTCGTATATCAGACCAAGTCAAATTTCAAGTG TTTCAGAATATCATGGAGGAGTTATACACAACTTTTTGCAACGTAAGCGTGGCCAATTTTGATGTTCTATCTGCTAGTATATTCAGTTGGCTTGAAGAAACTTGTAAACCTcag AGGCTTCGAGACATGGTAATTACAGTGCTGAACCGGTTTAGTGGGATGCCCTGA